From Pogoniulus pusillus isolate bPogPus1 chromosome 5, bPogPus1.pri, whole genome shotgun sequence, the proteins below share one genomic window:
- the LOC135175208 gene encoding arylsulfatase D-like isoform X4 encodes MDAVNSYRVIFWNGGSGGLPPNETTFAKILQQQGYSTGLIGKWHLGVNCESRNDHCHHPLNHGFDYFYGMPFTLISDCQPTETPEMDRGFRRKLWLSTQVIGLITLTAALGRLTGLISVPWKIMICLLGFTLLYFISWFSSYGFVRYWNCIMMRNHEVTEQPMVTERTTSLILRESISFIERNKHKPFLLFLSFLHSHTPLLTTKKFLGTSRHGLYGDNVEEMDWMVGQVLDAIDKEGLQNTTLVYFASDHGGWLERQEGGRQLGGWNGIYRGGKAMGGWEGGIRVPGLFRWPGVLPAGTVINEPTSLMDIFPTLVHLAGGALPQDRVVDGWDLMPLLQGRVEHSEHEFLFHYCGVHLHAVRWHQKDSGAIWKAHYMTPVFRPFGAGACYDRGFCPCFGEDVTHHDPPLLFDLSQDPSEAKPLSADTEPLFDTVIKKIGRAIEEHRRTLTSVPEQLSVYNVVWKPWLQPCCGTFPFCWCDKEDDNKLAYL; translated from the exons ATGGATGCTGTAAACAGCTACCGTGTTATTTTCTGGAATGGAGGCTCAGGAGGGCTTCCTCCAAACGAAACCACTTTTGCCAAAATACTGCAGCAGCAAGGCTACAGCACAGGACTCATAG GAAAGTGGCACCTGGGTGTTAACTGTGAATCCCGCAATGACCACTGTCATCACCCTTTAAACCATGGCTTCGACTATTTTTATGGCATGCCTTTTACTTTAATAAGTGACTGCCAACCAACCGAAACACCAGAGATGGACAGAGGCTTTAGAAGGAAACTATGGCTTTCCACTCAGGTGATTGGCCTCATTACACTCACTGCTGCACTGGGAAGACTTACTGGATTGATTTCAGTTCCCTGGAAAATTATGATCTGCCTTCTTGGGTTTACTCTGCTGTATTTCATATCCTGGTTCTCAAGTTATGGATTTGTACGATACTGGAACTGCATCATGATGAGAAATCATGAAGTAACTGAGCAGCCAATGGTGACAGAAAGAACTACATCTCTTATCTTGAGAGAGTCCATTTCATTTATTGAAAG aaataaacacaagccattcctcctctttctttcttttttacatTCCCACACTCCTCTCCTCACTACAAAGAAGTTTCTTGGGACAAGCAGGCATGGCTTATATGGAGACAATGTAGAGGAGATGGACTGGATGGTGG GCCAGGTTCTGGATGCCATTGATAAGGAAGGCTTGCAAAATACTACACTAGTTTACTTTGCCTCTGATCATGGTGGATGGCTGGAAAGACAAGAAGGTGGAAGGCAGCTGGGAGGTTGGAATGGAATATACAGAG gTGGAAAAGCTATgggaggctgggaaggaggaATCCGTGTCCCAGGGCTATTTAGATGGCCAGGAGTGTTGCCTGCAGGCACAGTTATCAATGAACCCACAAGCCTTATGGACATTTTTCCTACACTAGTTCATCTGGCTGGAGGGGCACTACCCCAAGACAG GGTAGTTGATGGCTGGGATCTGATGCCTTTACTACAAGGAAGAGTTGAGCACTCGGAGCACGAGTTCCTGTTTCATTACTGTGGCGTTCACTTGCACGCTGTGAGGTGGCACCAGAAGGACA GTGGAGCCATCTGGAAGGCTCATTACATGACCCCTGTCTTCCGTCCTTTTGGAGCTGGAGCATGTTATGATAGAGGATTTTGCCCATGTTTTGGGGAAGATGTGACCCATCACGACCCTCCCCTGCTGTTTGACCTCTCACAAGACCCTTCTGAAGCCAAACCTCTGTCAGCTGACACTGAGCCCCTCTTTGACACTGTAATAAAGAAGATTGGAAGAGCCATAGAAGAGCATCGCAGGACATTGACTTCagtcccagagcagctctctgtgtACAACGTGGTGTGGAAGCCATGGTTGCAGCCATGCTGTGGGACATTCCCATTCTGTTGGTGTGATAAGGAAGATGACAATAAACTTGCCTACCTATaa
- the LOC135175207 gene encoding arylsulfatase D-like isoform X1 encodes MYLLRARANCEVYHEKQRICLNICLILYLFPTFSLSNPSKPNFLLILADDLGIGDVGCYGNDTIRTPNLDGLAEEGVRLTQHIAAAAVCTPSRAAFLTGRYPIRSGMASSTQRQVLFWNGCSGGLPPNETTFASILHQQGYFTALVGKWHMGVSCRSRHDYCHHPLNHGFDYFYGMPFTLLNECQGTDDPELAKSLQDTYWLHTHGILLAVLTLLIGKLTNLFSVKWKTIICLAACGLLYFISWFLSYGFTKYWNCILMRNYDITEQPMNLEKTTSNMLKEAVALIERNKHRPFLLFVSLLHVHTPLITTERFQGRSRHGLYGDNVEEMDWMVGMLLDAVEKEGLKNNTLVYFASDHGGFLEARRGNAQLGGWNGIYKGGKGMGGWEGGIRVPGIVRWPGVLPAGTVINELTSLMDIFPTVIDLAGGAVPKDRIIDGHSLLPLLQRKVRDSGHEFMFHYCGVFLHAVRWHQKDSGTIWKAHYTTPVFQPEASGACFGRGICPCFGDGVTHHDPPLLFDLSQDPSEENTLSVHTEPLFNTVIRRIGEAVKEHRKTLTPVPEQLSPYNNIWKPWLQPCCGTFPFCWCDEENKADGIV; translated from the exons ATGTACCTGCTTCGTGCAAGGGCAAACTGTGAAGTTTACCATGAAAAACAGAG GATCTGCCTAAACATTTGCCTAATTTTATACTTGTTTCCAACATTTTCTCTATCAAATCCTTCAAAACCCAATTTTTTACTGATATTGGCTGATGACCTTGGTATTGGAGATGTGGGTTGCTATGGCAATGATACAATAAG GACCCCAAACCTCGATGGCCTGGCAGAGGAAGGAGTGAGACTTACTCAGCacattgctgcagctgctgtctgtactccaagcagagcagccttcctgaCTGGCAGATACCCCATCAGATCAG GCATGGCATCCAGCACTCAGCGGCAGGTTCTCTTTTGGAATGGCTGTTCTGGTGGGCTCCCACCAAACGAAACTACTTTTGCCAGCATACTGCACCAGCAAGGTTACTTTACAGCACTCGTAG GGAAGTGGCATATGGGTGTGAGCTGCAGATCTCGTCATGATTACTGCCACCATCCTTTAAACCATGGATTTGACTACTTTTATGGCATGCCTTTTACCCTGCTGAATGAGTGTCAAGGCACAGATGACCCTGAACTGGCCAAGTCCTTACAAGATACATACTGGCTTCACACACATGGGATCCTCCTTGCAGTGCTTACACTTTTGATTGGGAAACTTACCAATTTATTCTCAGTGAAATGGAAAACAATCATTTGTCTGGCTGCCTGTGGTCTCCTGTATTTCATCTCCTGGTTCTTAAGCTATGGCTTCACCAAGTATTGGAACTGTATCTTAATGAGAAACTATGATATCACTGAACAACCAATGAATCTAGAAAAAACTACTTCTAACATGCTGAAGGAGGCAGTTGCACTCATTGAGAG gAACAAGCACAGACCATTTCTGCTCTTTGTTTCCCTTTTACATGTTCACACCCCTCTCATCACTACAGAGAGGTTTCAGGGAAGAAGCAGGCATGGCCTATATGGAGATAATGTGGAGGAAATGGACTGGATGGTGG GcatgcttctggatgctgttgAGAAAGAAGGTTTGAAGAATAATACACTCGTTTATTTTGCATCTGATCATGGAGGATTCTTGGAGGCTCGCAGAGGAAATGCTCAGTTGGGAGGATGGAATGGGATTTATAAAG GTGGAAAAGGAATgggaggctgggaaggaggGATCCGTGTCCCAGGAATAGTTAGATGGCCAGGAGTgttgcctgcagggacagttaTCAACGAGCTGACAAGCCTCATGGACATTTTCCCAACAGTGATTGACCTGGCTGGAGGGGCAGTGCCTAAGGACAG GATAATCGATGGGCACagcttgctgcctttgctgcagagGAAGGTTCGGGACTCCGGGCACGAGTTCATGTTTCACTACTGCGGTGTGTTTCTGCATGCAGTGAGGTGGCACCAAAAGGACA GTGGGACCATATGGAAAGCTCATTATACTACTCCAGTATTCCAACCAGAAGCCTCTGGGGCCTGTTTTGGAAGAGGAATTTGCCCATGTTTTGGGGATGGTGTAACCCATCATGACCCTCCACTGCTGTTTGACCTCTCCCAGGATCCTTCTGAGGAGAATACTCTCTCAGTCCACACTGAGCCCTTGTTCAACACTGTAATAAGGAGGATAGGAGAAGCTGTAAAAGAGCATCGCAAGACACTGACTCCAGTCCCAGAGCAGTTATCTCCTTACAATAATATATGGAAGCCATGGCTGCAGCCATGCTGTGGCACGTTCCCCTTTTGTTGGTGTgatgaagaaaacaaagcagatggCATAGTTTAA
- the LOC135175207 gene encoding arylsulfatase D-like isoform X2 — MYLLRARANCEVYHEKQRICLNICLILYLFPTFSLSNPSKPNFLLILADDLGIGDVGCYGNDTIRTPNLDGLAEEGVRLTQHIAAAAVCTPSRAAFLTGRYPIRSGMASSTQRQVLFWNGCSGGLPPNETTFASILHQQGYFTALVGKWHMGVSCRSRHDYCHHPLNHGFDYFYGMPFTLLNECQGTDDPELAKSLQDTYWLHTHGILLAVLTLLIGKLTNLFSVKWKTIICLAACGLLYFISWFLSYGFTKYWNCILMRNYDITEQPMNLEKTTSNMLKEAVALIERNKHRPFLLFVSLLHVHTPLITTERFQGRSRHGLYGDNVEEMDWMVGMLLDAVEKEGLKNNTLVYFASDHGGFLEARRGNAQLGGWNGIYKGGKGMGGWEGGIRVPGIVRWPGVLPAGTVINELTSLMDIFPTVIDLAGGAVPKDRIIDGHSLLPLLQRKVRDSGHEFMFHYCGVFLHAVRWHQKDRTGSPSVPQAAHSKANHSLHEELAQRSLLWFCHEINDDSVTGRGKEECGAHPS, encoded by the exons ATGTACCTGCTTCGTGCAAGGGCAAACTGTGAAGTTTACCATGAAAAACAGAG GATCTGCCTAAACATTTGCCTAATTTTATACTTGTTTCCAACATTTTCTCTATCAAATCCTTCAAAACCCAATTTTTTACTGATATTGGCTGATGACCTTGGTATTGGAGATGTGGGTTGCTATGGCAATGATACAATAAG GACCCCAAACCTCGATGGCCTGGCAGAGGAAGGAGTGAGACTTACTCAGCacattgctgcagctgctgtctgtactccaagcagagcagccttcctgaCTGGCAGATACCCCATCAGATCAG GCATGGCATCCAGCACTCAGCGGCAGGTTCTCTTTTGGAATGGCTGTTCTGGTGGGCTCCCACCAAACGAAACTACTTTTGCCAGCATACTGCACCAGCAAGGTTACTTTACAGCACTCGTAG GGAAGTGGCATATGGGTGTGAGCTGCAGATCTCGTCATGATTACTGCCACCATCCTTTAAACCATGGATTTGACTACTTTTATGGCATGCCTTTTACCCTGCTGAATGAGTGTCAAGGCACAGATGACCCTGAACTGGCCAAGTCCTTACAAGATACATACTGGCTTCACACACATGGGATCCTCCTTGCAGTGCTTACACTTTTGATTGGGAAACTTACCAATTTATTCTCAGTGAAATGGAAAACAATCATTTGTCTGGCTGCCTGTGGTCTCCTGTATTTCATCTCCTGGTTCTTAAGCTATGGCTTCACCAAGTATTGGAACTGTATCTTAATGAGAAACTATGATATCACTGAACAACCAATGAATCTAGAAAAAACTACTTCTAACATGCTGAAGGAGGCAGTTGCACTCATTGAGAG gAACAAGCACAGACCATTTCTGCTCTTTGTTTCCCTTTTACATGTTCACACCCCTCTCATCACTACAGAGAGGTTTCAGGGAAGAAGCAGGCATGGCCTATATGGAGATAATGTGGAGGAAATGGACTGGATGGTGG GcatgcttctggatgctgttgAGAAAGAAGGTTTGAAGAATAATACACTCGTTTATTTTGCATCTGATCATGGAGGATTCTTGGAGGCTCGCAGAGGAAATGCTCAGTTGGGAGGATGGAATGGGATTTATAAAG GTGGAAAAGGAATgggaggctgggaaggaggGATCCGTGTCCCAGGAATAGTTAGATGGCCAGGAGTgttgcctgcagggacagttaTCAACGAGCTGACAAGCCTCATGGACATTTTCCCAACAGTGATTGACCTGGCTGGAGGGGCAGTGCCTAAGGACAG GATAATCGATGGGCACagcttgctgcctttgctgcagagGAAGGTTCGGGACTCCGGGCACGAGTTCATGTTTCACTACTGCGGTGTGTTTCTGCATGCAGTGAGGTGGCACCAAAAGGACA ggacggggtcTCCATCagttccccaggcagcccattccaaagccaaccACTCTTTGCATGAAGAACTTGCTCAGAGGAGCCTGTTGTGGTTTTGTCATGAGATAAATGATGATTCAGTCACAGGACGTGGAAAAGAGGAATGTGGAGCACATCCCAGCTAG
- the LOC135175208 gene encoding arylsulfatase D-like isoform X3, with protein MAMILSGMDAVNSYRVIFWNGGSGGLPPNETTFAKILQQQGYSTGLIGKWHLGVNCESRNDHCHHPLNHGFDYFYGMPFTLISDCQPTETPEMDRGFRRKLWLSTQVIGLITLTAALGRLTGLISVPWKIMICLLGFTLLYFISWFSSYGFVRYWNCIMMRNHEVTEQPMVTERTTSLILRESISFIERNKHKPFLLFLSFLHSHTPLLTTKKFLGTSRHGLYGDNVEEMDWMVGQVLDAIDKEGLQNTTLVYFASDHGGWLERQEGGRQLGGWNGIYRGGKAMGGWEGGIRVPGLFRWPGVLPAGTVINEPTSLMDIFPTLVHLAGGALPQDRVVDGWDLMPLLQGRVEHSEHEFLFHYCGVHLHAVRWHQKDSGAIWKAHYMTPVFRPFGAGACYDRGFCPCFGEDVTHHDPPLLFDLSQDPSEAKPLSADTEPLFDTVIKKIGRAIEEHRRTLTSVPEQLSVYNVVWKPWLQPCCGTFPFCWCDKEDDNKLAYL; from the exons GGATGGATGCTGTAAACAGCTACCGTGTTATTTTCTGGAATGGAGGCTCAGGAGGGCTTCCTCCAAACGAAACCACTTTTGCCAAAATACTGCAGCAGCAAGGCTACAGCACAGGACTCATAG GAAAGTGGCACCTGGGTGTTAACTGTGAATCCCGCAATGACCACTGTCATCACCCTTTAAACCATGGCTTCGACTATTTTTATGGCATGCCTTTTACTTTAATAAGTGACTGCCAACCAACCGAAACACCAGAGATGGACAGAGGCTTTAGAAGGAAACTATGGCTTTCCACTCAGGTGATTGGCCTCATTACACTCACTGCTGCACTGGGAAGACTTACTGGATTGATTTCAGTTCCCTGGAAAATTATGATCTGCCTTCTTGGGTTTACTCTGCTGTATTTCATATCCTGGTTCTCAAGTTATGGATTTGTACGATACTGGAACTGCATCATGATGAGAAATCATGAAGTAACTGAGCAGCCAATGGTGACAGAAAGAACTACATCTCTTATCTTGAGAGAGTCCATTTCATTTATTGAAAG aaataaacacaagccattcctcctctttctttcttttttacatTCCCACACTCCTCTCCTCACTACAAAGAAGTTTCTTGGGACAAGCAGGCATGGCTTATATGGAGACAATGTAGAGGAGATGGACTGGATGGTGG GCCAGGTTCTGGATGCCATTGATAAGGAAGGCTTGCAAAATACTACACTAGTTTACTTTGCCTCTGATCATGGTGGATGGCTGGAAAGACAAGAAGGTGGAAGGCAGCTGGGAGGTTGGAATGGAATATACAGAG gTGGAAAAGCTATgggaggctgggaaggaggaATCCGTGTCCCAGGGCTATTTAGATGGCCAGGAGTGTTGCCTGCAGGCACAGTTATCAATGAACCCACAAGCCTTATGGACATTTTTCCTACACTAGTTCATCTGGCTGGAGGGGCACTACCCCAAGACAG GGTAGTTGATGGCTGGGATCTGATGCCTTTACTACAAGGAAGAGTTGAGCACTCGGAGCACGAGTTCCTGTTTCATTACTGTGGCGTTCACTTGCACGCTGTGAGGTGGCACCAGAAGGACA GTGGAGCCATCTGGAAGGCTCATTACATGACCCCTGTCTTCCGTCCTTTTGGAGCTGGAGCATGTTATGATAGAGGATTTTGCCCATGTTTTGGGGAAGATGTGACCCATCACGACCCTCCCCTGCTGTTTGACCTCTCACAAGACCCTTCTGAAGCCAAACCTCTGTCAGCTGACACTGAGCCCCTCTTTGACACTGTAATAAAGAAGATTGGAAGAGCCATAGAAGAGCATCGCAGGACATTGACTTCagtcccagagcagctctctgtgtACAACGTGGTGTGGAAGCCATGGTTGCAGCCATGCTGTGGGACATTCCCATTCTGTTGGTGTGATAAGGAAGATGACAATAAACTTGCCTACCTATaa